A single genomic interval of Chitinophaga sp. 180180018-3 harbors:
- a CDS encoding GDP-L-fucose synthase has translation MNSTDKIYVAGHKGMVGSAIVRRLEREGFTNIITRTSNDLDLRDQSAVAAFFVQYQPDYIFLAAAKVGGIMANNTYRGQFIYENLMIQNNVIHHAHLQGAKKLMFLGSSCIYPKLAPQPLKEEYLLTGPLEPTNEPYAIAKLAGIEMCDAYRAQYGCNFVSVMPTNLYGPNDNYDLNNSHVLPAMLRKMHEAKVSNQAEVTLWGTGTPKREFLHVDDMADACFYLMQHYNDQGLVNIGVGEDISIKDLALLIKKIVGFEGELAFDTSKPDGTPRKLMDVGKLHSYGWKATIGLEEGITKVYENAIKEKIFI, from the coding sequence ATGAACTCCACAGATAAGATATATGTTGCTGGTCATAAGGGAATGGTAGGCTCTGCCATTGTAAGGCGGTTGGAAAGAGAAGGGTTTACTAATATTATTACTCGTACTTCCAATGATCTTGACCTGAGAGACCAGAGCGCAGTCGCAGCTTTTTTTGTTCAATATCAGCCTGATTATATTTTTCTGGCTGCAGCTAAAGTAGGTGGTATTATGGCTAATAATACTTACCGGGGGCAGTTCATCTATGAAAATTTAATGATCCAGAATAATGTGATCCATCACGCTCATCTTCAGGGTGCCAAGAAGTTAATGTTTCTCGGATCTTCCTGCATCTATCCAAAGTTAGCGCCGCAACCTCTCAAAGAAGAATATTTGCTAACCGGACCATTGGAGCCAACAAATGAGCCCTATGCCATTGCCAAGCTTGCTGGTATAGAAATGTGTGATGCTTACAGAGCCCAGTATGGATGTAATTTTGTTTCTGTTATGCCCACAAACTTATACGGCCCAAATGACAATTATGATCTGAATAACTCGCACGTTTTGCCCGCGATGTTACGAAAAATGCACGAGGCAAAGGTTAGTAACCAGGCTGAAGTAACGTTATGGGGAACGGGTACGCCCAAACGCGAATTTTTGCATGTTGATGATATGGCGGATGCCTGTTTCTACCTGATGCAGCATTACAACGATCAAGGGCTTGTAAATATTGGTGTTGGTGAGGATATCAGTATTAAAGATTTAGCCCTGTTAATTAAGAAAATAGTCGGATTCGAAGGAGAACTGGCCTTTGATACCAGTAAGCCAGATGGAACTCCAAGAAAACTAATGGATGTGGGAAAACTGCATAGTTATGGTTGGAAAGCGACTATTGGTTTAGAAGAAGGTATCACAAAGGTTTATGAGAATGCCATAAAAGAGAAAATTTTTATATAA
- the gmd gene encoding GDP-mannose 4,6-dehydratase, giving the protein MKVALITGITGQDGAYLAQLLLTKGYEVHGIKRRSSLFNTDRVDHLYQDPHEKNIRFKLHYGDLTDSTNLIRIIQEVQPDEIYNLGAMSHVQVSFEAPEYTADVDGIGTLRILEAVRLLGLTLKTKIYQASTSELYGLVQEVPQSEKTPFYPRSPYAVAKMYAYWITVNYREAYNMFACNGILFNHESPLRGETFVTRKITRAVAKLSLGLQDKLFMGNLDARRDWGHAKDYVEAMWLILQQEKPEDYVIATGITTTVRDFIRMAFSEVGVEVEFKGTGVAEKGYVKSCSRQDIPLSVGWEVVAIDPRYFRPTEVDLLIGDPTKSKTKLGWEPRYNLATLVKEMVAADVELFQREKLLKDAGYKVLNQFE; this is encoded by the coding sequence ATGAAAGTAGCTCTTATTACCGGAATTACAGGCCAAGATGGTGCATACCTTGCTCAACTATTGCTGACCAAAGGGTATGAAGTTCATGGTATTAAAAGGAGAAGTTCTCTCTTTAATACAGACAGAGTGGATCATCTCTACCAGGATCCACATGAAAAAAATATACGCTTTAAGCTCCACTACGGAGATTTAACTGACAGTACGAATCTTATACGCATTATTCAGGAAGTGCAGCCTGATGAAATATACAACCTGGGAGCTATGAGTCACGTTCAGGTTAGCTTTGAAGCACCAGAGTATACGGCTGACGTGGATGGTATTGGTACATTACGGATACTGGAGGCAGTTCGATTACTGGGATTGACTTTAAAAACAAAGATATATCAAGCTTCCACATCGGAATTGTATGGTTTAGTGCAGGAGGTACCACAGTCGGAGAAGACCCCATTTTACCCGCGTTCTCCATATGCGGTAGCAAAAATGTATGCTTACTGGATCACGGTCAATTACCGGGAAGCATACAATATGTTTGCCTGTAATGGTATCTTGTTTAATCATGAAAGTCCACTACGGGGCGAAACTTTTGTAACCAGGAAAATCACTCGGGCAGTAGCCAAGTTGTCATTAGGATTGCAGGACAAACTTTTCATGGGGAATCTGGATGCCAGACGTGATTGGGGCCATGCAAAGGATTATGTAGAGGCCATGTGGTTGATTTTACAACAGGAAAAACCGGAGGACTATGTAATTGCAACAGGTATTACTACTACGGTAAGGGATTTTATCCGGATGGCGTTTTCGGAAGTAGGGGTGGAAGTTGAATTTAAAGGTACAGGGGTAGCGGAGAAGGGGTATGTGAAAAGCTGTAGCCGGCAAGATATACCTCTATCGGTTGGCTGGGAAGTTGTGGCGATAGATCCAAGATATTTTCGCCCAACAGAAGTAGATTTGCTGATAGGAGATCCGACAAAATCTAAAACGAAACTGGGTTGGGAACCCAGATATAATCTGGCCACCCTTGTAAAGGAAATGGTGGCTGCTGATGTGGAACTTTTCCAACGGGAAAAATTATTGAAGGATGCTGGATATAAAGTGTTAAATCAATTTGAATAG
- a CDS encoding NAD-dependent epimerase/dehydratase family protein, giving the protein MIFVIGGSGFIGTVLGEGLVKDGRTFRNIDKQTSRVFNTLTHIGDVRNPDEIRKYLFKDTESDWVILLAAEHRDDVAPVSLYNEVNVKGTENVLKLMEEKGINKIFFTSSVAIYGLNKDNPTEEYPADPFNHYGKSKWNAEEVLRQWYKKDPENRTLVILRPTVVFGPGNKGNVYNLLKQIASGKFLMIGKGENKKSMAYVENVAGFIRYCIDLKMSGYHVFNYADKPDLSMNELVEVAEQSLNKKLPSIRIPYWMGYMSGIGFDILAKISGKKLPISAVRVKKFCATTQFENIAIIKSGYKPAYTLAQGLANTLAAITAEVGAK; this is encoded by the coding sequence ATGATTTTTGTTATTGGCGGATCTGGTTTTATCGGAACAGTATTAGGGGAGGGACTTGTAAAGGACGGAAGAACATTCAGAAATATAGATAAGCAAACTTCTCGTGTATTTAATACACTCACCCATATTGGTGATGTTCGTAACCCGGACGAGATACGGAAATACCTCTTTAAAGATACTGAAAGTGATTGGGTGATTTTATTGGCAGCAGAGCATCGAGACGATGTGGCTCCTGTTTCTTTGTATAATGAAGTGAATGTAAAAGGAACAGAGAACGTACTGAAGCTAATGGAAGAAAAAGGAATTAATAAGATCTTCTTTACAAGCTCAGTGGCTATTTATGGACTTAATAAAGACAATCCCACTGAAGAGTACCCGGCAGATCCTTTTAATCACTACGGTAAAAGTAAATGGAATGCGGAAGAAGTGCTCCGACAATGGTACAAAAAAGATCCGGAAAATAGAACCCTGGTCATACTAAGGCCAACAGTAGTATTTGGCCCTGGTAACAAGGGAAACGTATATAATTTATTAAAACAGATTGCTTCTGGCAAATTTTTGATGATAGGCAAAGGGGAAAATAAGAAATCCATGGCTTATGTTGAAAATGTTGCTGGGTTTATAAGATACTGTATTGATTTGAAGATGTCAGGTTATCATGTTTTTAATTACGCAGATAAACCTGATTTATCTATGAATGAACTTGTAGAAGTAGCAGAACAATCTTTGAATAAGAAATTGCCATCAATTAGAATCCCTTATTGGATGGGATATATGAGCGGAATTGGATTTGATATTTTGGCAAAAATATCAGGTAAGAAATTACCTATCAGTGCTGTGAGGGTAAAGAAATTTTGCGCTACCACACAGTTTGAAAATATTGCTATCATTAAAAGTGGATATAAACCTGCTTATACGCTTGCCCAGGGCCTCGCCAATACGTTGGCTGCTATTACGGCGGAAGTTGGTGCGAAGTAA
- a CDS encoding glycosyltransferase codes for MSKKENILFLITKSEVGGAQKYVREQVSICSSQFQVYLATNKEGWLTENASAELEGIFLDDRIESRISVSYLLGLIKYIKKHRIGLIITNSANAGLYGRIAARLTGKASIYVSHGWGSVYNGGKLAFLLNKIEHVLGKVGNKVICVSSGDYQTAIEKIGLGEHNLVLLKNCIYPFRESTAIDQGTGRKLKILSVARFSHPKRMDLLVAAMKGIDFADLYVVGGGNEEGQVKAYVEANDLKNVFLLGEIKSFDNFADYDAFILISESEGLPMSGLEAMSAGIPLILSNVGGCREIVVNNELLVENSVEDIQRAIYALKNNYRNYKAPIRPFFDANFNLSVNKDKYLSLYRSLIK; via the coding sequence ATGAGTAAAAAAGAGAATATTTTATTTTTGATTACTAAAAGCGAGGTAGGAGGAGCTCAGAAATATGTCCGAGAGCAAGTTAGTATCTGCAGTTCTCAATTTCAAGTTTATTTGGCTACTAATAAAGAGGGCTGGTTGACTGAAAATGCATCTGCTGAATTAGAAGGCATTTTTTTGGACGACAGAATTGAGAGTCGTATAAGCGTAAGCTACCTGCTGGGTCTTATAAAATATATAAAAAAGCACCGCATTGGTCTGATCATTACAAATTCTGCTAATGCCGGTTTATATGGAAGAATAGCGGCCAGGCTCACTGGTAAGGCGAGCATATATGTTTCGCATGGATGGGGATCAGTGTATAATGGAGGTAAGTTGGCATTTCTCCTAAATAAAATTGAACATGTTTTAGGCAAGGTGGGAAACAAAGTTATTTGTGTTTCTTCTGGGGATTACCAAACAGCCATAGAGAAAATTGGATTAGGTGAACACAATTTAGTCTTATTAAAAAATTGTATTTACCCCTTTAGAGAGTCCACTGCTATTGATCAGGGCACTGGAAGGAAATTAAAAATTCTGTCAGTCGCGAGATTTTCACATCCAAAAAGAATGGATTTGCTGGTTGCAGCAATGAAGGGGATTGATTTTGCAGATCTTTACGTGGTAGGCGGTGGTAATGAGGAAGGGCAGGTTAAGGCATATGTGGAGGCTAACGACCTTAAAAATGTTTTTCTCCTTGGAGAAATCAAAAGTTTTGACAACTTTGCGGACTATGATGCCTTCATCCTCATATCTGAAAGTGAAGGATTGCCAATGTCCGGGCTAGAGGCAATGTCAGCGGGAATTCCTTTAATATTGAGTAATGTTGGTGGATGTCGGGAAATTGTTGTAAACAATGAATTATTGGTAGAAAACTCTGTGGAGGATATTCAGCGGGCTATATATGCTTTAAAGAATAATTATAGAAATTATAAAGCCCCAATCAGGCCCTTTTTTGATGCTAACTTTAACTTGTCAGTCAATAAGGACAAGTATTTAAGTCTATATCGTTCATTAATTAAATAA
- a CDS encoding DUF4832 domain-containing protein, with amino-acid sequence MEMKHVVFLFSFIWAVVTFLPGKAQQVVIYRPSSAEILNPERGFYYPILTNAANYVPLKASDLQNYRDSYEPFKGAPFKVQSSLILRIFVLDGFQNMPLTAELLQQIDNDFNAVRQAGMKCIIRFAYNFSPSAGYKPPYKDAPLNMAQQHLQQLAPVFQKNKDVIAIAQMGLIGLWGEGYYTDYYGTPGGTSQQNLKDRAGLLDAYLKALPAPLIVQVRYPTMKQDYLLLMKKPQMKSRIGFHNDAFLSSNDDMGTFKSYDISVNAKASNTKEVLMSYTSNEAGNTAMGGESALANPPYDNCSVKGGQTETQLAQFHYSYMNGTYNPKVLSGWAPCIDDIKRKLGYRFVLEKGTFPSSAQRNAVFHVTINLANEGYAAPFNGKKVELVFSNESGNTQYIALLKDNVKGWTPGKQTIDVNVLVPATVNEGNYKVYLRLADMNASLHNRPEYAIQCANEGTWTPQLAANDLQVTIKISGSNSKAVNSKSVKKLATMR; translated from the coding sequence ATGGAAATGAAGCATGTTGTTTTCTTGTTTTCGTTCATATGGGCTGTTGTTACTTTTCTTCCTGGGAAAGCACAGCAAGTAGTAATATATAGACCAAGTAGTGCAGAGATACTCAATCCAGAACGTGGATTTTATTATCCGATTCTTACCAATGCCGCTAATTATGTACCCTTAAAAGCAAGTGATTTACAGAATTATAGAGATAGCTATGAGCCCTTTAAGGGAGCGCCCTTTAAGGTACAGTCATCATTGATCCTCCGAATATTTGTTTTGGATGGATTTCAGAATATGCCTCTAACCGCAGAACTATTGCAGCAAATAGATAACGACTTCAATGCAGTAAGGCAGGCTGGTATGAAATGTATTATACGGTTTGCTTACAATTTTTCACCCAGTGCCGGCTATAAGCCACCATATAAGGATGCTCCATTAAATATGGCCCAGCAACATCTTCAACAGTTAGCTCCTGTATTTCAAAAGAATAAAGATGTGATTGCTATTGCCCAAATGGGACTAATCGGCCTCTGGGGAGAGGGATATTATACAGATTATTATGGTACACCTGGTGGTACCTCTCAACAAAACTTAAAAGACCGGGCAGGCCTATTGGATGCGTATTTGAAAGCACTACCAGCCCCTCTGATTGTTCAAGTGAGATATCCAACCATGAAACAGGATTATCTATTATTAATGAAGAAGCCACAAATGAAATCGCGTATTGGTTTTCATAATGATGCTTTTTTATCAAGTAACGATGACATGGGGACTTTTAAATCTTATGATATTTCAGTGAATGCAAAAGCATCTAATACGAAGGAGGTTTTAATGTCTTATACAAGCAACGAAGCTGGAAATACAGCTATGGGGGGAGAATCGGCATTAGCTAATCCTCCTTATGATAATTGTTCTGTTAAGGGGGGACAAACCGAAACACAGTTGGCACAGTTTCACTACTCATACATGAATGGTACTTACAATCCTAAAGTACTTTCCGGATGGGCGCCATGTATTGATGATATTAAACGGAAACTGGGATACCGTTTCGTATTAGAAAAGGGAACTTTCCCTTCTTCCGCGCAACGAAATGCAGTATTTCATGTAACCATTAATCTGGCAAATGAAGGGTATGCTGCACCATTCAATGGTAAAAAAGTAGAACTGGTATTTAGTAATGAAAGTGGAAATACACAGTATATAGCGCTGTTGAAGGATAATGTTAAAGGCTGGACTCCCGGAAAACAAACAATTGATGTGAATGTATTGGTGCCTGCAACTGTTAATGAGGGCAATTATAAAGTATATCTTAGATTAGCTGATATGAATGCAAGTCTTCATAATAGACCAGAGTATGCCATACAGTGTGCAAATGAAGGTACCTGGACCCCCCAATTGGCAGCTAACGACCTTCAGGTAACTATAAAGATCAGTGGTAGCAACAGCAAGGCCGTAAATTCCAAGAGTGTAAAGAAATTAGCTACAATGCGTTAG
- a CDS encoding glycosyltransferase encodes MSNSRNLSVIHLVTGLNVGGAERAVLDLSAVQSEKIRLIVVSITNDNKLLSQFDKAGIEVIFLGVNKSFSSFFKSIFRLYKLIKERNVNILHCHMFHPIIYAIPIKFIKSNVKVVFTSHSFNIGSVFREYIVGFTKMLRAADIIFSGQMKSWIYKKKYTYIIPNGVKLSDYSQVGSKNKKFTFVSVARLDEVKNHKSMVEAASMLKHRYEFQVLFAGTGELEGDLKTRIASYGLENIVKLLGYRSDISFLMNQCHCFMLTSLWEGLPISILEAFACGLPVISTAVGSIPEFFSPEEVVFTKQTPESIAACMELVMKNYNTYSEQSSKVRDRIAKDFDIGKIGDEHLSLYNKLLN; translated from the coding sequence ATGAGCAATAGTAGAAATTTAAGTGTTATACATTTGGTAACAGGATTAAATGTGGGGGGAGCAGAACGGGCTGTTCTGGATTTGAGCGCTGTCCAAAGTGAAAAGATTAGGCTAATCGTTGTTTCTATAACGAATGACAATAAATTACTTTCTCAGTTTGATAAAGCAGGAATAGAAGTGATCTTTTTAGGGGTAAATAAAAGTTTCTCTTCTTTTTTTAAATCAATTTTCAGGTTATATAAACTTATTAAGGAAAGAAATGTCAACATACTGCATTGTCACATGTTTCACCCTATTATTTATGCAATACCCATCAAGTTTATAAAGAGCAATGTAAAAGTAGTTTTTACATCTCATAGCTTTAATATTGGGTCTGTATTCCGTGAATATATAGTTGGATTTACCAAAATGTTAAGAGCTGCCGATATAATATTCTCTGGTCAGATGAAGAGTTGGATCTATAAGAAAAAGTATACTTACATTATCCCCAATGGTGTTAAATTGTCTGATTATAGCCAGGTTGGTAGTAAAAATAAGAAGTTTACCTTTGTGTCTGTGGCCAGACTTGATGAAGTCAAGAATCATAAAAGCATGGTAGAGGCTGCTAGTATGTTAAAGCACAGATATGAATTTCAAGTGTTGTTTGCAGGTACTGGTGAGCTGGAAGGAGATTTGAAAACGCGTATTGCCAGTTATGGCCTGGAGAATATTGTTAAACTCCTTGGCTACCGAAGCGATATTTCCTTTTTGATGAATCAATGTCATTGTTTTATGTTGACTTCGCTATGGGAAGGGCTTCCGATATCAATATTAGAAGCATTTGCCTGCGGGTTACCTGTAATCTCCACGGCGGTGGGGAGTATTCCCGAATTTTTCTCTCCTGAAGAAGTGGTATTTACGAAACAGACGCCTGAATCAATAGCCGCCTGCATGGAGCTGGTAATGAAAAATTATAACACATACAGCGAACAAAGCAGCAAAGTAAGAGATAGGATAGCAAAGGATTTTGATATTGGAAAAATTGGGGATGAGCATCTTAGTTTATATAACAAATTATTAAACTAA
- a CDS encoding glycosyltransferase has protein sequence MQKKKIVHIIPSLVKGGAERFVVDLCNELAIRGNCEIYLISLFDNDLTATFLEELSSGVIYHSLKKKKSFDPLVLIKLTKLLSKIKPDIVHTHINALEYAVCYKMANKKVAYFHTLHNDAYKECDSANVRKIRKWLYAESLIKPVTISQASSSSFRECYSLANDCLIENGRTPVKEPIVRKKREELFPVDTAGAFVIVNVARIAPAKNQALLIDAVNRFNIENEKKCFLFIIGSVIDKQLYKELLLKKTDQVYFMGSQKNISDFLYAADIFALSSIFEGMPISLIEALAAGCVPVSTPVGGIMEMLENGKTGFLSNDLSLDEYYKAISMGLKTIDKTAIKQNCIQEFNNKYNIAITAEKYMRLYEQ, from the coding sequence ATGCAAAAGAAAAAAATAGTCCATATAATACCTAGTTTGGTCAAAGGTGGAGCGGAGAGATTTGTTGTTGATTTGTGTAACGAGTTGGCAATTAGGGGCAATTGCGAAATATATCTTATATCACTATTTGACAATGACCTAACGGCAACTTTTCTGGAAGAACTGAGTTCTGGTGTAATCTATCATTCACTGAAAAAGAAGAAATCTTTTGATCCATTGGTGTTGATAAAGTTAACAAAGCTGTTATCAAAAATAAAGCCTGATATTGTTCATACTCATATCAATGCATTGGAATATGCAGTGTGCTATAAGATGGCGAACAAGAAGGTCGCCTATTTTCACACACTCCATAACGATGCCTATAAAGAATGTGATTCAGCGAATGTAAGAAAGATCAGGAAATGGTTGTACGCGGAATCGTTAATAAAGCCCGTTACCATTTCCCAGGCAAGCTCTTCGTCTTTTAGGGAATGTTACAGCTTGGCGAATGATTGTCTGATAGAAAATGGAAGAACGCCGGTAAAAGAGCCAATAGTAAGAAAGAAAAGAGAAGAATTATTTCCGGTTGATACAGCGGGTGCCTTCGTGATTGTAAATGTGGCGCGTATTGCTCCAGCGAAGAACCAGGCACTATTAATTGATGCGGTTAATCGGTTTAATATTGAAAATGAGAAAAAATGTTTTTTGTTTATTATAGGAAGTGTCATAGATAAGCAATTGTATAAAGAACTTCTTTTGAAGAAGACTGATCAGGTGTATTTCATGGGATCTCAGAAAAACATATCAGATTTTCTTTATGCGGCAGATATCTTTGCGCTTTCAAGTATTTTTGAAGGGATGCCTATTTCTCTGATTGAGGCATTGGCTGCTGGATGCGTACCAGTATCTACTCCTGTTGGGGGAATTATGGAAATGCTGGAGAATGGGAAAACAGGTTTCCTGAGTAACGATTTAAGCTTGGACGAATATTATAAAGCCATATCGATGGGCTTAAAAACAATAGATAAAACGGCTATTAAACAAAATTGTATTCAGGAATTTAATAATAAATACAACATTGCCATTACTGCAGAAAAATACATGAGGCTATATGAGCAATAG
- a CDS encoding glycosyltransferase, whose product MKIAYLLDWDIVSNSGVLNKVEMQVKMWESEGNEVFVCFTSYRTDNKFLIDVRHLRVFERSRLSLLYFNSLRTFIGKALSFQEVLQYLKEIKPEIIYYRQGGMWFPYLDKILRSFPSIMEVNSLDLKEIELSYSLINKLIYKYGRKRIINAVKGFVTVTNEIGQQFHAYKKPIEVIANGIRPINKITASNSTKKSIDLIFVGSPGQPWQGEDAVVHMAALLPEFNFHIVGFYDDDHPAQSNVHFYGYLNKQELSELYQNMDIGIGTLALYRKGMKEACPLKVREYLSWGLPIIIGYDDTDFKDVPFALNIGCYANNVSEHIDEIRNFIIQWKGKRVSEDMYMPLIGVEFKERRRLAFFDQTSTLS is encoded by the coding sequence ATGAAAATTGCCTATTTATTGGATTGGGATATAGTATCTAATAGTGGAGTGTTGAACAAGGTGGAGATGCAGGTAAAAATGTGGGAGAGTGAAGGGAATGAGGTGTTCGTGTGTTTTACTTCCTATCGGACAGATAATAAATTTTTGATAGATGTTCGACATCTCAGGGTATTTGAACGCAGTAGATTATCTCTATTATATTTCAATTCATTAAGGACATTTATAGGTAAGGCGCTGTCTTTTCAGGAAGTACTTCAGTATCTGAAGGAGATAAAACCGGAAATCATTTATTACAGACAGGGGGGGATGTGGTTTCCTTATCTTGATAAAATATTAAGATCTTTTCCTTCTATAATGGAGGTAAATTCTTTGGATCTCAAAGAGATAGAATTATCCTACAGCCTGATTAATAAATTGATCTATAAGTACGGGAGAAAAAGGATTATTAATGCTGTTAAGGGATTTGTTACAGTAACAAACGAAATCGGTCAACAGTTTCATGCTTATAAAAAGCCAATAGAGGTCATTGCTAATGGTATCAGGCCCATTAATAAAATAACTGCTTCAAATAGTACAAAAAAGAGCATAGATCTTATTTTTGTTGGTTCTCCGGGGCAGCCCTGGCAAGGTGAAGACGCCGTTGTCCATATGGCAGCCCTGCTTCCCGAATTCAATTTTCATATAGTGGGATTTTACGATGATGATCATCCGGCTCAAAGCAACGTCCATTTTTATGGTTACCTGAATAAACAGGAACTTTCTGAACTATACCAGAATATGGATATTGGCATTGGTACGTTGGCCCTATACAGAAAGGGAATGAAGGAAGCATGTCCACTTAAAGTAAGAGAATATCTGAGCTGGGGGCTTCCAATAATTATTGGATACGATGATACTGATTTTAAAGATGTGCCCTTTGCATTAAATATTGGATGCTATGCTAACAATGTATCAGAGCATATCGATGAAATCCGGAATTTTATCATTCAATGGAAAGGAAAGAGAGTGTCTGAAGATATGTACATGCCCTTGATTGGTGTAGAATTTAAGGAAAGAAGAAGACTTGCTTTCTTTGATCAGACGTCGACCCTATCCTAG
- a CDS encoding nucleotide sugar dehydrogenase, with translation MNQNYNKKIAIIGLGYVGLPLALEFGKKYDVLGFDINESRIAELSRGEDHTLEADVNELKKLIVKRDGNGSGIRFSSESSELKAYNVFIVTVPTPIDQYKAPDLRPLLGASKMLGEVIKKGDIIIYESTVYPGCTEEECVPVLEKYSGLKFNKDFYCGYSPERINPGDKVNTLTKIRKVTSGSTPEIAEVVDNLYKSIISAGTHKASSLKVAEASKAIENAQRDINISFVNELALIFDRIGIDTTEVIEAAGTKWNFLKFKPGLVGGHCIGVDPYYLAHKAEAMGYYPQVILSGRRVNDNMGMFVANKVVKLMIKKGHKIDGAKALILGVTFKENCPDIRNSRVVDIYKELCQFGIKTYVYDMHADPIEVKHEYGIELTGKLNDKYDAIILAVAHNEFLKMDFNLLRNDHNTIVFDTKSVLDRDIVDGRL, from the coding sequence ATGAATCAGAATTACAATAAAAAAATTGCCATCATTGGGCTGGGATATGTTGGGCTGCCACTGGCTCTGGAATTCGGGAAAAAATATGATGTGCTTGGATTTGACATAAATGAATCCCGAATAGCCGAATTGAGCAGAGGAGAAGACCACACTCTGGAAGCTGATGTGAATGAGCTGAAAAAACTGATAGTAAAAAGAGACGGGAATGGTTCAGGCATTCGATTTTCAAGTGAATCAAGTGAGCTTAAGGCGTATAATGTGTTTATTGTAACAGTTCCTACTCCAATAGATCAATATAAAGCGCCTGATCTCAGACCTTTATTGGGAGCATCAAAAATGCTTGGAGAGGTTATTAAAAAAGGGGATATTATTATTTATGAGTCTACTGTATACCCAGGATGTACGGAAGAAGAATGTGTTCCTGTATTGGAAAAATATTCAGGACTGAAATTTAATAAAGATTTTTATTGCGGGTATTCACCAGAAAGAATAAATCCGGGAGACAAAGTCAACACATTAACAAAGATTAGAAAAGTTACATCTGGCTCTACTCCGGAAATAGCAGAAGTTGTTGATAATTTGTATAAGAGTATTATTTCGGCAGGAACCCATAAAGCATCCAGTCTTAAGGTTGCAGAAGCATCTAAAGCTATTGAAAATGCTCAACGAGATATTAATATTAGTTTTGTCAATGAGCTGGCGCTGATTTTTGACCGTATCGGAATTGATACAACTGAGGTTATTGAAGCTGCCGGAACTAAATGGAATTTTCTTAAATTTAAACCTGGTTTAGTTGGAGGCCACTGTATTGGTGTAGACCCGTATTATCTTGCGCATAAAGCAGAAGCGATGGGATATTATCCGCAGGTTATACTTTCCGGGCGGAGAGTAAATGATAATATGGGAATGTTTGTTGCCAACAAGGTAGTTAAGTTAATGATTAAAAAAGGACACAAAATTGATGGAGCCAAAGCGTTAATTCTTGGAGTTACCTTTAAAGAAAATTGCCCGGATATTAGAAACTCCAGGGTAGTCGATATTTATAAAGAGCTATGTCAATTCGGAATAAAAACTTATGTGTATGATATGCATGCAGATCCCATTGAAGTAAAGCATGAATATGGAATTGAGCTGACAGGAAAGCTCAATGATAAATATGATGCCATTATATTGGCAGTGGCGCACAACGAATTTCTAAAAATGGATTTCAATTTGTTGAGAAATGATCACAATACAATTGTTTTTGACACGAAATCAGTTTTAGATCGTGATATTGTTGATGGGAGATTGTAA